From one Ignavibacteria bacterium genomic stretch:
- a CDS encoding NADP-dependent isocitrate dehydrogenase, giving the protein MKIKVQNPVVELDGDEMTRIIWSFIKNKLILPYLDVDIKYFDLSIEHRDATNDQVTVDAANAIKQYNVGIKCATITPDEARVKEFNLKHMWKSPNGTIRNILDGTVFREPIVCSNVPRLVPNWTAPICIGRHAYGDQYRATDFRTKGPGRLTISFTPDDGSEPVSHEVFHFQADGVALAMYNTDESIRGFARACMNQALMKKWPLYLSTKNTILKKYDGRFKDIFQEVFDTEFAAQFTEAGITYEHRLIDDMVAAALKWNGNFVWACKNYDGDVQSDTVAQGFGSLGLMTSTLVTPDGGTMEAEAAHGTVTRHYREHQKGNPTSTNPIASIFAWTRGLEFRGKLDGNQELITFCHTLEKVCVDVVESGRMTKDLAVCIHGNKVEHGTHYLYTDEFLDALNTELQARLRG; this is encoded by the coding sequence ATGAAAATCAAAGTTCAAAACCCGGTCGTTGAATTAGACGGCGACGAGATGACCCGGATTATCTGGTCGTTTATTAAAAACAAGCTTATTCTGCCATATCTGGATGTTGACATAAAGTACTTTGATCTGAGTATCGAGCACCGTGATGCAACCAATGACCAGGTTACGGTTGACGCAGCCAACGCAATCAAGCAGTACAACGTTGGTATCAAGTGTGCAACCATTACGCCTGACGAAGCACGAGTAAAAGAGTTTAACCTTAAACACATGTGGAAGAGTCCGAACGGGACAATTCGTAATATTCTTGACGGCACGGTCTTCCGTGAGCCAATTGTTTGCAGCAACGTCCCGCGCTTAGTTCCAAATTGGACAGCGCCGATCTGCATCGGACGTCACGCCTACGGTGACCAGTATCGTGCTACTGACTTCCGTACCAAGGGCCCGGGCAGGCTTACGATTTCGTTCACCCCCGATGACGGAAGTGAACCAGTTTCACACGAGGTGTTCCACTTCCAAGCCGATGGTGTTGCACTTGCAATGTACAACACCGACGAGAGCATACGCGGCTTTGCGCGTGCCTGTATGAATCAGGCTCTCATGAAAAAGTGGCCACTCTACCTGAGTACCAAGAACACGATTCTTAAAAAATATGACGGCCGGTTTAAAGATATTTTCCAGGAAGTGTTCGACACCGAATTTGCTGCTCAGTTTACGGAGGCCGGAATTACCTACGAGCACAGGCTGATTGATGATATGGTGGCTGCTGCCCTTAAGTGGAACGGCAATTTTGTCTGGGCATGCAAGAATTACGACGGAGATGTTCAGAGCGATACCGTGGCACAGGGGTTCGGATCTCTTGGTTTAATGACATCAACGCTTGTTACTCCAGACGGTGGCACCATGGAAGCCGAGGCCGCACACGGTACTGTTACGCGCCATTACCGCGAGCACCAAAAAGGTAATCCAACATCGACCAATCCGATTGCTTCCATCTTTGCGTGGACGCGTGGACTGGAGTTCCGGGGCAAGCTTGACGGCAACCAGGAGCTGATTACCTTCTGCCATACACTTGAGAAAGTCTGCGTTGATGTTGTAGAAAGCGGACGGATGACCAAGGACCTTGCAGTATGCATCCATGGCAACAAGGTTGAGCACGGCACACACTACCTTTATACCGATGAGTTCTTAGACGCACTCAACACTGAACTGCAGGCACGATTACGCGGATAA
- the lysA gene encoding diaminopimelate decarboxylase produces MELINGSYHIGGVPVNDIAALAGLPVYVYDASIIEQQVQRLNTAFSSFPHRILYAAKALTNINILAFIRKQGVGLDTVSLQEVQLGLEAGFQPSEILFTPNMVQYEELREAISLGVQINIDAISVLDRFGHDYCGTVPVAIRINPHIMAGGNERISTGHIDSKFGISIHQMRHVQRVVATNGINVNGLHMHTGSDILDAEVFLQGAELLLDIAADYPQISFLDFGSGFKVPYKPDDIGTDINELGKRLGDRINAFNASRTTPVEVWFEPGKFLVSEAGTLLVRVNVVKQTTATVFAGVDSGLNHLIRPMLYGSHHEIINVSNPTGTPRIYTVVGYICETDTFGWDRKLNEVRESDILAFKNAGAYGYSMSSNYNARLRPAEILVHNKQAHIIRRRETLDDLLATQIRIQL; encoded by the coding sequence ATGGAACTCATAAACGGCTCATACCACATAGGTGGCGTACCGGTAAACGATATTGCCGCACTGGCCGGGCTGCCGGTTTACGTTTACGATGCCTCGATCATCGAACAACAGGTTCAAAGGCTGAACACTGCTTTTTCGAGCTTCCCGCACCGAATTTTGTACGCAGCCAAGGCATTAACCAATATTAACATCCTGGCGTTTATCCGAAAGCAAGGTGTAGGTCTGGATACGGTGTCGCTGCAGGAAGTTCAGCTTGGTCTTGAAGCCGGCTTTCAACCGTCAGAAATTCTGTTTACGCCCAACATGGTGCAGTACGAAGAACTTCGGGAAGCAATTTCGCTGGGTGTACAAATTAACATTGATGCAATCTCGGTACTCGACAGATTTGGTCATGACTACTGCGGTACCGTTCCGGTGGCCATCAGAATTAACCCTCACATTATGGCCGGTGGTAACGAACGCATCAGTACCGGACACATCGACAGTAAGTTTGGTATCTCAATTCACCAGATGAGGCATGTTCAGCGTGTTGTTGCTACCAACGGGATCAACGTGAATGGATTACACATGCACACAGGAAGCGATATCCTGGATGCCGAGGTGTTTCTGCAGGGGGCTGAGCTTTTGCTTGATATTGCCGCTGATTATCCTCAGATTTCATTCCTTGACTTTGGCAGCGGGTTTAAAGTACCGTATAAACCAGACGATATCGGTACTGATATCAACGAACTTGGTAAGCGTCTTGGTGACCGCATTAACGCTTTCAACGCCTCACGCACCACCCCGGTTGAAGTATGGTTTGAGCCTGGGAAGTTCCTTGTGAGTGAGGCCGGAACCTTGCTCGTACGCGTCAACGTTGTGAAACAAACCACGGCAACCGTGTTTGCCGGGGTTGACAGCGGACTAAATCATCTGATTCGGCCAATGCTGTATGGTTCACATCACGAAATCATTAACGTATCGAATCCTACAGGTACGCCGCGCATTTACACGGTGGTAGGTTATATCTGCGAAACCGACACATTTGGCTGGGACCGTAAACTTAATGAAGTCCGTGAATCTGACATCCTTGCGTTTAAGAATGCCGGCGCATACGGTTACAGCATGAGTTCGAATTACAATGCCAGGCTGCGTCCGGCAGAAATCCTTGTACACAACAAACAGGCACACATAATCCGGCGCCGCGAAACACTTGACGACTTACTCGCAACCCAAATTAGAATACAACTGTAA
- a CDS encoding thioredoxin family protein, protein MLLVIGRVIAADTLPPGVTIGDKAPDFSARNVDGKTVSLASFRNAKGVIIVFMANHCPFSTAYEDRIIALHKKYAPEGWPVLGISSSDATEEPEDSFEKMKERATEKEYPFPYVYDSTQAIAHAYGARRTPHVFLLHNTKTGFVVEYIGAVDDNPRDAEAVEQKFVENAIADLTHGTTPRQAITKAIGCTIIWKEQ, encoded by the coding sequence ATGCTCCTGGTTATTGGTCGAGTGATTGCCGCCGACACACTGCCACCAGGCGTAACCATTGGCGATAAAGCGCCTGACTTTTCAGCCCGGAACGTGGATGGTAAGACGGTATCACTAGCGTCGTTTCGGAACGCAAAGGGTGTGATTATTGTGTTCATGGCAAATCATTGCCCCTTCTCCACAGCATACGAAGATCGTATTATTGCACTGCATAAAAAATATGCCCCCGAGGGCTGGCCTGTTCTTGGTATTAGCTCAAGCGATGCCACTGAAGAGCCGGAAGACAGCTTCGAAAAGATGAAGGAGCGCGCTACGGAAAAAGAGTATCCGTTTCCATATGTTTATGATTCCACACAGGCAATTGCTCATGCTTACGGAGCGCGCCGTACCCCACACGTTTTTCTATTGCACAACACCAAAACCGGGTTTGTAGTGGAATATATCGGAGCGGTTGACGATAATCCACGCGATGCCGAGGCTGTTGAACAAAAATTCGTGGAGAATGCCATTGCCGATCTAACACATGGTACTACCCCGCGGCAGGCGATAACGAAGGCAATTGGGTGTACAATCATCTGGAAAGAACAATAA
- a CDS encoding TlpA family protein disulfide reductase has product MITLFLSLAVLQIQLPSVKLNDLEARITAAPDTLFVVNFWSTWCKPCIAELPEFDDFHRMVSNKPIKVLLVSVDDIKDRAKTEAFIGKRNLVAEVVLLNESKPQEWINWVSPEWSGAIPATLFVRSGTGTRKIYETTFTSSDLRDTISANGWGEL; this is encoded by the coding sequence ATGATAACGCTATTTCTATCACTGGCTGTACTGCAGATTCAGCTACCCTCGGTTAAACTGAACGACCTTGAAGCCCGGATAACCGCCGCACCCGATACACTCTTTGTTGTAAACTTCTGGTCAACCTGGTGTAAGCCCTGCATTGCAGAGCTTCCCGAATTCGACGATTTCCATCGCATGGTTTCCAACAAGCCGATTAAGGTACTGCTCGTAAGCGTAGATGATATTAAGGATCGGGCAAAAACAGAGGCTTTTATCGGCAAACGCAACCTTGTTGCCGAAGTGGTGTTGCTGAACGAATCCAAACCACAGGAATGGATAAACTGGGTATCTCCTGAATGGAGCGGTGCCATACCCGCCACACTGTTTGTACGCAGCGGTACTGGCACTCGAAAAATTTATGAGACTACGTTTACGAGTTCCGATCTTCGGGATACAATTTCAGCGAATGGATGGGGAGAGCTATGA
- a CDS encoding DUF1232 domain-containing protein yields MMPNVRPEAEPEILRKTESRIRSVRLLRAAGSLVANLRLLVAMLRDGSFHLSWQTKALILSAMAYFLMPLDSVPDVIPIVGFIDDTVVVGAVIRRLNGEIERYKDHISWNS; encoded by the coding sequence ATGATGCCTAACGTTCGGCCCGAAGCTGAGCCGGAAATCCTCCGAAAGACTGAGAGCCGCATTCGAAGTGTACGGCTGTTGCGCGCTGCAGGCAGCCTGGTGGCGAACCTTCGACTGCTTGTTGCAATGTTGCGCGACGGCTCTTTTCACCTTTCATGGCAGACGAAGGCGCTTATCTTATCTGCCATGGCCTACTTTTTAATGCCACTCGACTCGGTGCCCGACGTTATACCAATTGTTGGCTTCATCGACGATACCGTTGTTGTTGGTGCGGTTATCAGGCGGCTGAACGGCGAGATAGAGCGCTATAAAGATCACATTTCATGGAACTCATAA
- a CDS encoding SOS response-associated peptidase, with translation MCFTVSVFSKTHEIETAIGAVFNNVDGFTTFYNVSGFAHPLLPVVLNSNPGCLDLLQWGLIPSWTKTREDARAIAGKTLNARSETVFEKPSFKAAIARRRGLVPVNGFVEWRHESQYKQPYYIRSIADPMFTMGCIWEEWTNRETGELHTTFSLLTTQANSLLSYVHNSKQRMPLVIPANDREAWLTANTKQEIHNLMVPLADGQLEAVPVSRTISTVKVNTSNPDLIEPIGTPLPLKP, from the coding sequence ATGTGTTTTACTGTCTCGGTTTTTAGCAAGACCCACGAAATTGAAACAGCAATTGGAGCGGTCTTCAACAATGTAGATGGGTTTACTACGTTTTACAATGTCAGCGGGTTTGCTCATCCATTGTTACCCGTTGTACTAAACTCAAACCCGGGTTGTTTAGATTTGTTGCAGTGGGGTTTGATTCCATCGTGGACGAAGACCAGGGAAGATGCCAGGGCTATTGCCGGTAAAACGTTAAATGCACGCTCGGAAACCGTTTTTGAGAAACCGTCATTCAAAGCTGCTATTGCCCGACGCCGGGGATTAGTGCCGGTAAATGGTTTTGTAGAATGGCGCCACGAGTCGCAGTATAAGCAGCCGTATTATATCCGAAGTATTGCTGACCCGATGTTTACAATGGGATGTATATGGGAGGAGTGGACAAACCGTGAAACCGGCGAGCTTCACACGACGTTTTCACTGCTGACCACACAGGCGAATTCACTTCTGAGCTACGTTCATAACTCAAAACAACGCATGCCGTTAGTAATTCCAGCAAATGACAGGGAGGCCTGGCTTACGGCCAACACGAAACAGGAAATCCATAACCTGATGGTACCCTTGGCCGATGGCCAGCTGGAAGCAGTACCGGTATCAAGAACAATTTCTACAGTTAAAGTCAACACGTCGAATCCGGACCTTATCGAACCAATAGGCACACCTCTTCCCCTCAAACCATGA
- a CDS encoding cupin domain-containing protein produces MSANTTPFADLNLVEHPEGGRFAEYYRSAATVTTARGERPAGTAIYYSLNPSEISAFHRLAHDELWCWHAGGVIRLHIIAPDGSYRTVDLGERKGAEQYATTVHAGCWFGAECFQAPTLVSAIVVPGFDFLDFELANRATMLKEFPHLSTIVERLTAQEYHAPTHRNNTEDS; encoded by the coding sequence GTGTCAGCCAATACCACACCATTTGCAGACCTTAACTTAGTTGAACACCCCGAAGGCGGTCGGTTTGCCGAATACTACAGGTCGGCCGCCACGGTTACAACTGCCCGTGGCGAACGCCCAGCCGGCACCGCAATCTACTACTCACTTAACCCGTCCGAGATCTCCGCCTTTCACCGTCTGGCACATGACGAACTTTGGTGCTGGCATGCCGGAGGAGTTATCCGTCTGCATATCATTGCGCCGGACGGCAGCTACCGGACTGTGGACCTTGGAGAGCGTAAAGGGGCTGAGCAATACGCAACCACCGTCCATGCAGGATGCTGGTTTGGGGCAGAGTGTTTTCAGGCTCCCACCCTTGTAAGCGCCATTGTTGTCCCCGGCTTTGACTTTTTGGACTTCGAACTGGCAAACAGAGCCACCATGCTAAAGGAATTCCCGCACCTGTCCACGATCGTGGAGCGGTTAACAGCTCAGGAATACCACGCACCTACCCATAGAAACAACACAGAAGATTCGTAA